A genomic window from Stigmatopora argus isolate UIUO_Sarg chromosome 13, RoL_Sarg_1.0, whole genome shotgun sequence includes:
- the klhdc3l gene encoding uncharacterized protein klhdc3l isoform X1 codes for MSQNRPCLWNQLPQSVTAPCDRYKHACCSSDANIYILGGRNNSTLSDFWSYSVVRNQWTELSCVGETAPEEVEEHSMVVYKGFIYVFGGTLDSGYASLRCPLWVYDIAKRKWMECPTKAISSQTPMPTNRKSHSAVVIGSSMFVYGGFIDMKGSSQEFWSLDLDTMVWSLLTDLHQRSLSPGPRHSHSAMVYQSCMYLFGGLKGLKEQRDFWKWNPASYTWSSLKTKFGPSKLIGHSAVAYKESMLLFGGGESLNYPMDCLWKYNFSTHTWSQVIKMPGSSSPDKIHHCCIGLGPNYSADTTSISSESNLKQQSEKFRPFKNKCYPASLTFLGSEGAIELQTLTLEKCHHKTLDVTEMDKCELLERNVHQVESSLTFENQAFNKHWSCTEEELFEEENQDTFKHLPDLLLVLGGRPFSAFKPISVWQMTLSDS; via the exons ATGAGTCAAAATAGACCCTGCTTGTGGAACCAGCTTCCTCAGAGTGTCACTGCTCCTTGTGACCGCTATAAGCATGCCTGCTGCAGCTCTGATGCAAACATCTATATCTTGGGAGGAAGAAACAACAGCACTCTGAGTGACTTTTGGAGTTACAGTGTAG TGCGTAATCAATGGACAGAGTTGAGTTGTGTAGGAGAGACTGCACCAGAGGAAGTGGAGGAACATTCTATGGTTGTTTATAAG GGCTTTATATACGTCTTTGGAGGCACACTAGATTCAGGATACGCCTCGTTGAGATGTCCCCTTTGGGTGTATGACATTG CAAAGCGAAAATGGATGGAATGTCCGACAAAAGCGATTAGCTCTCAG ACCCCAATGCCCACCAACAGAAAAAGCCACAGTGCTGTGGTCATAGGGTCATCCATGTTCGTGTACGGTGGCTTCATAGACATGAAGGGATCCTCACAAGAATTTTGGAGTTTGGATCTTG ATACGATGGTCTGGTCGCTACTCACTGATTTACATCAAAGATCTCTTAGCCCAGGTCCAAGACACAGTCACTCTGCAATGGTCTACCAGAGCTGCATGTACCTATTTGGTGGTTTAAAAGGATTGAAAGAGCAGAGAGATTTTTGGAAGTGGAATCCTGCCAGCTATACATGGAGTTCACTCAAAACCAA GTTTGGACCCTCAAAATTGATTGGTCACTCGGCGGTAGCCTACAAAGAAAGCATGCTTCTTTTTGGTGGAGGAGAAAGCCTTAACTATCCAATGGACTGTCTATGGAAGTACAACTTCTCCACTCATACATGGTCACAAGTAATCAAAATGCCGGGATCAAGCTCTCCAGATAAGATTCACCACTGTTGCATTGGTCTGGGTCCGAACTACTCAGCCGATACAACCAGCATCTCTTCAGAAAGTAACCTAAAGCAGCAATCTGAGAAATTTAGACCtttcaaaaacaaatgttatcCTGCCTCACTCACTTTTCTAGGATCAGAAGGTGCTATAGAGCTGCAAACATTGACCTTGGAAAAGTGTCACCACAAAACACTTGATGTCACAGAAATGGACAAATGTGAGTTATTGGAAAGAAATGTGCATCAGGTTGAAAGCTCTTTAACATTTGAAAACCAAGCATTCAATAAACACTGGAGCTGCACAGAGGAGGAGTTGTTCGAAGAAGAGAATCAAGATACATTCAAGCATTTGCCTGACCTGCTGCTGGTTTTGGGGGGCAGACCCTTTTCTGCATTTAAGCCTATCTCGGTTTGGCAAATGACTCTTTCAGACTCTTAA
- the klhdc3l gene encoding F-box only protein 42 isoform X2 — MSQNRPCLWNQLPQSVTAPCDRYKHACCSSDANIYILGGRNNSTLSDFWSYSVVRNQWTELSCVGETAPEEVEEHSMVVYKGFIYVFGGTLDSGYASLRCPLWVYDIAKRKWMECPTKAISSQTPMPTNRKSHSAVVIGSSMFVYGGFIDMKGSSQEFWSLDLAPHNF, encoded by the exons ATGAGTCAAAATAGACCCTGCTTGTGGAACCAGCTTCCTCAGAGTGTCACTGCTCCTTGTGACCGCTATAAGCATGCCTGCTGCAGCTCTGATGCAAACATCTATATCTTGGGAGGAAGAAACAACAGCACTCTGAGTGACTTTTGGAGTTACAGTGTAG TGCGTAATCAATGGACAGAGTTGAGTTGTGTAGGAGAGACTGCACCAGAGGAAGTGGAGGAACATTCTATGGTTGTTTATAAG GGCTTTATATACGTCTTTGGAGGCACACTAGATTCAGGATACGCCTCGTTGAGATGTCCCCTTTGGGTGTATGACATTG CAAAGCGAAAATGGATGGAATGTCCGACAAAAGCGATTAGCTCTCAG ACCCCAATGCCCACCAACAGAAAAAGCCACAGTGCTGTGGTCATAGGGTCATCCATGTTCGTGTACGGTGGCTTCATAGACATGAAGGGATCCTCACAAGAATTTTGGAGTTTGGATCTTG CACCTCACAACTTTTGA